One genomic region from Doryrhamphus excisus isolate RoL2022-K1 chromosome 14, RoL_Dexc_1.0, whole genome shotgun sequence encodes:
- the s100s gene encoding S100 calcium binding protein S isoform X2: MSKEPTSNLESAMQMLIKTFHKYSGKEGDKYTLSRAELKELLLEELGSYLGHSKDNETVEKIMTDLDANNDGEVDFTEFIILMGALTVACNDFFLEFKTDDKPTGGEAAE, translated from the exons ATGTCCAAGGAGCCCACTTCCAACCTGGAAAGTGCCATGCAGATGCTCATCAAAACCTTCCACAAGTACTCGGGGAAGGAAGGCGACAAGTACACGCTCAGCAGGGCGGAGCTGAAGGAGCTGCTGCTGGAGGAGCTGGGCAGTTACTTAGGG CACTCCAAAGATAACGAGACGGTGGAAAAGATCATGACCGACTTGGACGCCAACAACGACGGCGAGGTGGACTTCACCGAGTTCATCATCCTGATGGGCGCCCTGACGGTGGCCTGCAACGACTTCTTTCTGGAGTTCAAGACGGACGACAAGCCCACGGGCGGCGAGGCGGCGGAGTAG
- the s100s gene encoding S100 calcium binding protein S isoform X1 yields the protein MPDTIMSKEPTSNLESAMQMLIKTFHKYSGKEGDKYTLSRAELKELLLEELGSYLGHSKDNETVEKIMTDLDANNDGEVDFTEFIILMGALTVACNDFFLEFKTDDKPTGGEAAE from the exons ATGCCTGACACAAT CATGTCCAAGGAGCCCACTTCCAACCTGGAAAGTGCCATGCAGATGCTCATCAAAACCTTCCACAAGTACTCGGGGAAGGAAGGCGACAAGTACACGCTCAGCAGGGCGGAGCTGAAGGAGCTGCTGCTGGAGGAGCTGGGCAGTTACTTAGGG CACTCCAAAGATAACGAGACGGTGGAAAAGATCATGACCGACTTGGACGCCAACAACGACGGCGAGGTGGACTTCACCGAGTTCATCATCCTGATGGGCGCCCTGACGGTGGCCTGCAACGACTTCTTTCTGGAGTTCAAGACGGACGACAAGCCCACGGGCGGCGAGGCGGCGGAGTAG